From Candidatus Zixiibacteriota bacterium, the proteins below share one genomic window:
- a CDS encoding dicarboxylate/amino acid:cation symporter: MIALLRKYNLLLIAAGLVLGLLVAGLSPRLTSILGVFGYIFLNALKFLVIPLIFLSVTVGIAGMGDLRNMGKIARVTIAYYLLTSVIAVVLGLVLVVSMRPGDGVPPPTEHYTREAKSALDFVDSMVPSNFFAALVETEAIPIILVAILFGVFLVRYRDEFPQVRAFVFRLNDAVLYLVRALMLFAPLGIMGLVAGILGAKGGWTEIGHALAGIGRYSLVVIVGLTIHSFIILPLILLVLGRRSVIRYAYGVLSAILTAFATASSSATLPETIRCSEDNNKVTPSTVGFVLPLGATINMDGTALYEAVAVIFISQAYGIAMGPFELIVVAITATLASIGAAGIPEAGLVTMVLVLNAVGLPVEGIALILVIDWLLDRYRTAVNVWGDCVGAAVVDRRLEAASPTVS, encoded by the coding sequence ATGATCGCGTTGCTGCGCAAATACAATCTCCTGCTGATCGCTGCGGGGCTCGTGCTCGGGCTGTTGGTCGCGGGACTGTCGCCCCGGTTGACATCGATCCTGGGAGTCTTCGGCTACATCTTCCTCAACGCGCTCAAATTCCTGGTCATCCCGCTCATTTTCCTGTCGGTGACCGTGGGCATTGCGGGCATGGGCGACCTGCGCAACATGGGCAAGATCGCCCGCGTGACCATCGCCTATTACCTCCTCACCTCGGTGATCGCGGTCGTTCTCGGATTGGTCCTCGTTGTAAGCATGCGTCCCGGCGATGGTGTGCCGCCCCCGACCGAGCACTACACGCGCGAGGCCAAAAGCGCGCTGGACTTCGTCGACTCGATGGTCCCCTCGAACTTCTTTGCCGCGTTAGTCGAGACCGAGGCGATTCCGATCATCCTGGTCGCGATTCTCTTCGGCGTGTTTTTGGTGCGGTATCGCGACGAGTTCCCGCAGGTGCGGGCATTTGTTTTTCGCCTCAATGATGCCGTGCTCTATCTCGTCCGCGCGCTGATGCTCTTCGCCCCGCTGGGGATCATGGGACTGGTGGCGGGCATTCTCGGCGCGAAGGGGGGATGGACCGAAATCGGCCACGCGCTCGCCGGCATCGGACGCTACTCCCTCGTGGTGATCGTGGGGCTGACCATTCATTCCTTCATCATCCTGCCCCTGATCCTCCTGGTCCTGGGAAGGCGTTCGGTTATCCGGTACGCTTATGGGGTTCTCTCAGCGATCCTGACCGCTTTTGCGACTGCGTCATCCTCGGCGACCCTGCCGGAGACCATCCGTTGCAGCGAAGACAATAATAAAGTCACCCCCTCGACCGTCGGCTTTGTCCTGCCGCTGGGCGCAACGATCAACATGGATGGGACCGCACTCTACGAGGCCGTGGCGGTGATCTTCATTTCACAGGCCTATGGTATCGCCATGGGGCCATTTGAGTTGATCGTTGTTGCTATAACCGCCACTTTAGCGTCCATCGGCGCCGCCGGCATCCCCGAGGCGGGGCTGGTCACCATGGTCCTCGTCCTGAATGCCGTCGGCCTTCCGGTTGAGGGGATCGCGCTGATTCTCGTCATCGACTGGCTGCTGGACCGCTACCGCACGGCCGTGAATGTCTGGGGTGACTGTGTCGGCGCGGCCGTCGTCGATCGCCGTCTGGAAGCCGCTTCTCCGACCGTCTCATAA
- a CDS encoding STAS domain-containing protein, which translates to MEIRIERHDNIDVVQLSGRLDMVSSSALKDRMHQALQDGRLAFVLDCRALDFINSSGLGRLLSVFKDVRLAGGQLVLCSLTPFVDEVMRLTCLDRIFDLHHDRETAMAILSAAAPMPAVKSERG; encoded by the coding sequence ATGGAGATTCGCATCGAACGGCACGACAACATCGACGTTGTCCAGCTTTCCGGACGACTCGACATGGTGAGTTCCAGCGCGCTGAAGGATCGCATGCACCAGGCGCTGCAGGACGGCCGTCTGGCATTCGTGCTGGATTGCCGCGCTCTGGATTTCATCAACAGTTCGGGTTTGGGCCGCTTGCTGTCGGTGTTCAAGGACGTGCGTCTGGCGGGGGGGCAACTGGTCCTGTGCTCCCTGACGCCGTTCGTCGATGAAGTCATGCGTCTAACCTGCCTGGATCGCATCTTCGATCTCCACCACGACCGCGAGACGGCGATGGCCATCCTGTCGGCGGCGGCACCGATGCCGGCCGTCAAATCGGAGCGCGGATGA
- a CDS encoding DNA methyltransferase, whose translation MEPGTENTLYYGDNLDVLRRYIADESVDLIYLDPPFNSAQDYNVLFREQDGTRSASQIKAFEDTWRWDEAAARTYQETVESGCRVSLAMQGFRALLGNSDMLAYLSMMAPRLVELRRVLRPSGSIYLHCDPTASHYLKLLLDAVFGPTAFRNEIVWRRTPFSGSSKARARQLPRSHDVIYFYSKDADWIWNAPTVPYSQEYLERFKWKDDRGLYRKTLLKTYSEPTLERLRAENRLIEPIEEGAKFSYKQYLDESPGFRQIDDIWVDINMINPVAKERLGYPTQKPEALLERILSASSNEGDLVLDPFCGCGTTIAAAQRLNRRWIGIDVTHLAITLIRHRLKDAFGDEAKYKIIGEPTSLPDAQTLAASDRFQFQWWALGLVGARPAEQKKGADQGIDGRLYFHDEGAKGSTKQIVLSVKSGGVSVKDVRDIRGVIEREKAAIGVLITLEEPTRPMRSEAAGAGIYSSPWGTKHPVLQVLTIQDLLAGKGIDYPVATNRTFKRAPRSKPKDNRTQLMAL comes from the coding sequence ATGGAACCCGGTACCGAAAACACGCTCTATTACGGCGATAATTTGGATGTCCTGCGCCGTTACATCGCTGATGAGTCGGTCGATCTGATCTATCTTGACCCCCCATTCAACAGCGCGCAGGACTACAATGTGCTGTTCCGCGAGCAGGACGGCACGCGCTCCGCATCGCAGATCAAAGCATTTGAGGATACATGGCGCTGGGACGAGGCGGCCGCCCGGACTTATCAGGAAACGGTCGAGTCCGGGTGTCGCGTGTCGCTGGCCATGCAGGGGTTTCGCGCGCTCCTCGGCAATTCCGATATGCTGGCGTACTTGTCGATGATGGCGCCGCGCTTGGTTGAACTTCGTCGTGTGTTGAGACCGTCGGGCAGCATCTATTTGCACTGCGACCCGACGGCGAGCCATTATTTGAAGCTGTTGTTGGATGCGGTGTTTGGACCCACTGCGTTCCGGAACGAGATAGTCTGGAGGAGGACACCATTTTCCGGCAGCAGCAAAGCGAGGGCGCGACAACTGCCCAGAAGCCACGATGTCATCTACTTCTACTCGAAAGATGCGGACTGGATATGGAATGCACCCACTGTGCCCTACTCACAGGAGTATTTGGAACGATTCAAGTGGAAGGATGACAGGGGGCTCTATCGAAAGACGCTCCTGAAAACTTACAGTGAGCCGACGCTTGAGCGTCTTCGTGCCGAAAATCGCCTCATCGAACCCATCGAGGAAGGTGCAAAGTTCTCTTATAAACAGTACCTGGATGAGAGCCCCGGATTCAGGCAAATCGATGACATTTGGGTGGACATTAACATGATCAACCCGGTCGCCAAGGAACGCCTTGGCTACCCCACCCAAAAGCCCGAAGCGCTGTTGGAGCGCATCCTCTCGGCCAGCAGCAACGAGGGCGATCTGGTGCTCGATCCGTTCTGCGGCTGCGGCACGACGATCGCCGCCGCGCAACGGCTCAATCGCCGCTGGATCGGAATCGATGTCACGCATCTGGCAATCACCCTCATTCGTCATCGGCTCAAGGACGCATTCGGAGATGAGGCCAAGTACAAAATCATCGGCGAACCGACTTCCCTTCCGGATGCCCAAACTTTAGCAGCTTCTGATAGATTCCAATTCCAGTGGTGGGCGTTGGGTCTTGTCGGGGCTCGGCCCGCTGAACAGAAGAAGGGCGCGGATCAGGGAATCGATGGTCGTCTCTACTTCCATGACGAAGGAGCCAAGGGCAGCACCAAGCAGATTGTGCTGTCCGTAAAGAGCGGCGGTGTTTCGGTGAAAGACGTGCGCGATATACGCGGAGTGATTGAACGTGAAAAGGCGGCGATTGGTGTGTTAATCACATTGGAAGAGCCCACGCGGCCGATGCGCTCAGAGGCCGCCGGGGCAGGAATCTACAGTTCGCCGTGGGGCACCAAACATCCGGTGCTGCAAGTTCTCACGATCCAGGACCTGCTGGCGGGCAAAGGCATCGATTATCCCGTCGCCACCAACCGGACATTCAAAAGGGCGCCGCGCAGCAAACCCAAGGACAATCGCACGCAATTGATGGCACTTTGA
- a CDS encoding HAMP domain-containing sensor histidine kinase — MPDTTYHKSTATSSSRIAPDHAGAGERTDEGARLRRLAQLGEMTATAVHEIRSPLAGIVGLAELLARQCHSDSGAQRMAERLHAAAGELMMTIDRMLEFVRDTRLARRPIDWSKFVTVALDQYQDNLQSRGSRLVLKRSVPERLGWGLGDVLCLRQAVWNVLDNADRALNGDGHVVVTAESRASRLCLSIADSGPGIDSDNAERLFLPFVSESGSGTGLGLPMARKIVEAHDGTITLANDPSTGGAVARIELPITPAAANDAGRG; from the coding sequence ATGCCCGACACGACTTACCATAAGAGCACCGCAACATCATCGTCGCGCATAGCGCCGGACCACGCCGGGGCGGGCGAACGCACGGATGAGGGCGCGCGCTTGCGTCGCCTGGCGCAGTTGGGCGAGATGACCGCAACCGCCGTTCACGAAATCCGCAGTCCGTTGGCCGGAATCGTCGGCCTGGCGGAGTTGCTGGCGCGCCAGTGCCATTCCGACTCCGGCGCCCAGCGAATGGCCGAGCGGCTGCATGCGGCCGCCGGCGAACTCATGATGACGATCGACCGGATGCTGGAGTTTGTCCGCGACACGCGCCTGGCTCGTCGTCCGATCGATTGGTCGAAGTTTGTCACCGTCGCGCTCGATCAGTACCAGGACAATCTGCAGAGTCGCGGCAGCAGACTGGTCCTGAAGCGCAGCGTCCCCGAGCGTCTCGGCTGGGGACTCGGCGATGTGCTGTGTCTGCGTCAGGCCGTCTGGAACGTCCTGGACAATGCCGACCGCGCACTCAACGGCGACGGCCATGTTGTCGTCACGGCGGAATCGCGCGCATCGCGCCTGTGCCTGTCGATTGCCGATTCCGGCCCCGGAATCGATTCGGACAACGCGGAACGCTTGTTCCTGCCGTTTGTCAGCGAAAGCGGCAGCGGGACCGGACTGGGCCTGCCGATGGCGCGCAAGATCGTCGAGGCGCACGACGGAACGATCACGCTCGCGAATGACCCGTCAACCGGCGGCGCAGTCGCCCGAATCGAACTGCCCATCACGCCGGCAGCAGCCAACGACGCGGGGAGAGGGTAG
- a CDS encoding bifunctional homocysteine S-methyltransferase/methylenetetrahydrofolate reductase, translating into MSESTTDHPLLERLSHGPLLADGGMGTMLYERGVSFEHCFDELNLSRRDLVRSLHEDYIASGARLITTNTFGGNRVRLARHGFEDKVRDVNFAGAKLAREAREIVGSDALVMGSIGPLGQRLAPLGSVTIREAQEIFSQQAAALLEGGVDLFIFETMSDLDEITAAVHAVRELTRDVPIIASMTFTDAGTTLTGKSPREVVEHLQGLAVDVIGANCSVGPQGMLEVLHSMSAVAGRPLAAMPNAGMPQLVDGRFVYTAGPEYFASFVGPFLASGARIIGGCCGTTPQHIAAMAQALRHWETRSRDTAPHVSIAISERDEPPEPQRDHRRSGFCRNLRRRFQISVELDPPKGTNPRKVIEGARLCLSRGADAVNIGDSPMARVRMSAIATAALIEREVGIETILHFCCRDRNLMGIQSDLIGAHALGVRNVLAITGDPPSVGDYPHITGVYDVDSIGLVRILQAMNEGADFAGASIGHATDFCIGVALNPVADNLESEIKRFRRKVEAGAHYAFTQPLYRIEPLQRCLDAIGDVRIPIFLGLLPLMSFRHANFMHHEVPGVVVPEEDLRSIEKAGDRGAELGIEICRSLLETARSLVDGVYLMPSFGRYETCLRVIEGFVEPNAVPDEIIEDRIRA; encoded by the coding sequence ATGTCTGAAAGCACCACCGATCACCCCCTGCTGGAGCGCCTGTCGCACGGTCCGCTTTTGGCCGATGGCGGCATGGGCACCATGCTCTACGAACGCGGCGTCTCGTTCGAGCACTGCTTCGACGAGCTGAATCTCTCCCGACGCGACCTTGTTCGCTCGTTGCACGAGGACTACATCGCTTCCGGTGCCCGACTCATCACGACAAACACATTCGGCGGCAATCGGGTCCGGCTGGCGCGTCACGGCTTCGAGGACAAAGTTCGCGATGTCAACTTCGCCGGCGCAAAGCTGGCCCGCGAAGCCCGTGAAATCGTCGGCAGCGACGCGCTGGTCATGGGTTCGATCGGTCCCCTGGGGCAACGGCTCGCTCCGTTGGGCTCGGTGACCATCCGTGAGGCGCAGGAAATCTTCTCGCAACAGGCCGCCGCGCTGCTGGAGGGGGGGGTCGATCTCTTCATCTTCGAGACGATGTCGGACCTCGATGAAATCACAGCCGCGGTCCATGCTGTCCGCGAACTGACGCGCGATGTTCCGATCATCGCCTCGATGACGTTCACCGATGCCGGCACCACGCTCACCGGAAAATCGCCCCGCGAAGTCGTGGAGCACTTGCAGGGACTGGCGGTGGATGTCATCGGCGCCAACTGTTCCGTCGGGCCGCAGGGAATGCTCGAGGTGCTGCACAGCATGTCGGCTGTGGCGGGGCGTCCATTGGCAGCGATGCCCAATGCCGGGATGCCGCAGTTGGTCGACGGCCGGTTTGTATACACTGCCGGTCCGGAGTATTTCGCGTCATTTGTCGGACCGTTCCTGGCCAGTGGCGCGCGCATCATCGGCGGCTGCTGCGGTACCACGCCCCAGCACATCGCGGCGATGGCGCAGGCGCTGCGCCATTGGGAGACACGCTCGCGCGACACCGCGCCGCATGTGTCCATTGCGATTTCCGAGCGGGATGAGCCGCCGGAGCCGCAGCGTGATCATCGTCGCTCGGGTTTCTGCCGCAACCTTAGACGGCGCTTTCAGATTTCCGTCGAGCTGGATCCGCCGAAGGGAACCAATCCCCGCAAGGTGATCGAGGGCGCGCGATTGTGTCTGAGCCGGGGCGCCGACGCGGTCAACATCGGCGATTCACCGATGGCGCGCGTTCGCATGAGCGCCATCGCCACCGCCGCGCTCATCGAACGCGAAGTCGGCATCGAGACGATCCTGCATTTCTGCTGCCGCGACCGCAATTTGATGGGGATTCAGTCCGATCTGATCGGCGCGCATGCGCTCGGCGTGCGCAATGTGCTGGCGATCACGGGCGATCCGCCGTCGGTCGGCGACTACCCGCATATCACCGGCGTCTACGATGTCGACTCGATCGGACTGGTGCGCATCCTGCAGGCGATGAACGAAGGCGCCGATTTTGCCGGCGCCTCGATCGGCCATGCCACCGATTTCTGCATTGGCGTGGCGCTCAATCCGGTCGCCGATAATCTGGAGTCCGAAATCAAACGGTTTCGTCGCAAAGTCGAAGCAGGCGCGCATTACGCGTTCACGCAGCCGTTGTATCGTATCGAACCGTTGCAGCGATGCCTCGATGCCATAGGCGATGTCCGCATTCCGATCTTTCTGGGACTGCTGCCCCTGATGTCGTTTCGTCACGCCAACTTCATGCATCATGAAGTTCCGGGGGTCGTGGTCCCTGAAGAAGACCTTCGCAGTATCGAAAAAGCAGGGGACAGGGGAGCCGAACTGGGGATCGAGATCTGCCGGTCTCTGCTGGAAACAGCGCGGTCATTGGTTGACGGCGTGTACCTCATGCCGTCATTCGGCCGCTACGAAACCTGTCTGCGCGTGATCGAGGGTTTCGTCGAGCCGAATGCCGTTCCCGATGAGATTATCGAGGATCGGATACGGGCGTAG
- a CDS encoding response regulator codes for MNRPDGVRILVIDDELFVRDLLHDFFTKLDYSVTAAPDGDAGLHACRNESFDVALVDLKMPGRGGIEVLSEIVRLDSSLPVVMMTGYPTIDSSIEAIRRGAYDYIIKPFKLQDLKELTERAIKERSFARQIDELKTRLTAVESELRRYRLQQGIDTATSPGARPAVKTASAVGVPK; via the coding sequence ATGAACCGCCCCGATGGTGTACGCATTCTCGTCATCGATGACGAGTTGTTCGTGCGCGATTTGCTGCACGATTTCTTCACGAAGCTCGATTATTCGGTGACCGCCGCGCCCGACGGCGATGCCGGCCTGCACGCCTGCCGCAATGAGTCGTTCGATGTCGCGCTGGTCGATCTGAAGATGCCCGGCAGAGGCGGGATCGAGGTGCTCTCGGAGATCGTGCGGTTGGATTCGTCGCTGCCGGTGGTGATGATGACCGGGTACCCGACCATCGATTCCTCGATCGAAGCGATCCGTCGCGGCGCGTACGATTACATCATCAAGCCGTTCAAGCTGCAAGACCTCAAGGAACTGACCGAACGCGCCATCAAGGAACGGTCGTTCGCCCGTCAGATTGACGAGTTGAAAACGCGTCTGACGGCTGTCGAAAGTGAACTGCGCCGATACCGCTTGCAGCAAGGCATCGATACGGCAACGTCCCCCGGCGCGCGCCCAGCGGTCAAAACAGCATCCGCCGTTGGTGTACCGAAGTAA
- a CDS encoding sigma-54 dependent transcriptional regulator has translation MTRQPAAQSPESNCPSRRQQPTTRGEGSVVAYSILVVDDDPLVNDVLVSTLNALPYEVDSSESAESALTRMQRRDYDLIISDVRMKGMDGLQLLDKVRLMSPETVVIMMTAYGQVPDAVRAMKAGAFEFLLKPVGADVTEAIVERALEFRRLKLENKMLRAAVTQRYAAEQLVGQSAVMRRVFDTIDKAATAASNVLISGETGTGKELVARAIHFRGNRREGPFEAINCAALPETLFESELFGHEKGAFTGAMRTRRGAFEVADGGTLLLDEISEMTRALQAKLLRVLQEMEVQRLGSEKRIPVDVRVIATTNRDLPAEIESGEFRRDLYYRLNVLPVHLPPLRDRRDDIPELVDHFIRQFNAASGRTIRRASETVMKLFDQYPWPGNIRELENFMERAVLVAARDVLTPEDFPGELLAGGPRPKDEGIRVGTTMRDARKNLVLATLDACGGNQTQAADMLGISSRTIRNLLYEYGIKTPGGEETGADALNPAAIDHNNA, from the coding sequence ATGACCCGTCAACCGGCGGCGCAGTCGCCCGAATCGAACTGCCCATCACGCCGGCAGCAGCCAACGACGCGGGGAGAGGGTAGCGTCGTGGCGTATTCGATCCTCGTGGTCGATGACGATCCGCTCGTCAATGACGTGCTGGTGTCGACGCTTAACGCGCTGCCTTACGAGGTCGATTCGTCGGAGTCGGCCGAATCGGCGCTGACGCGGATGCAGCGCCGCGATTACGATCTGATCATCTCCGATGTCCGCATGAAGGGCATGGACGGCCTGCAACTGCTCGACAAGGTCCGCCTGATGTCACCGGAGACGGTCGTTATTATGATGACCGCATACGGGCAGGTCCCGGATGCCGTCCGCGCCATGAAGGCGGGCGCCTTCGAATTTCTGCTCAAGCCGGTGGGCGCCGACGTGACCGAGGCCATCGTCGAACGGGCGCTGGAGTTCCGTCGCCTCAAACTGGAAAACAAAATGCTGCGCGCGGCGGTGACACAGCGTTACGCGGCCGAGCAGTTGGTCGGCCAGTCGGCGGTCATGCGACGCGTCTTCGATACGATCGACAAGGCCGCCACCGCCGCCTCCAACGTTTTGATCTCGGGTGAAACCGGAACGGGCAAAGAGCTCGTCGCGCGCGCCATCCATTTCCGCGGCAACCGGCGCGAAGGACCATTCGAAGCGATCAACTGCGCGGCGCTGCCGGAGACGTTGTTCGAAAGCGAGCTGTTCGGGCACGAGAAGGGCGCCTTCACCGGCGCGATGCGCACGCGCCGGGGCGCATTCGAGGTCGCCGACGGCGGCACACTGCTCTTAGACGAGATCTCGGAGATGACGCGGGCCCTGCAGGCCAAGTTGCTGCGCGTGTTGCAGGAAATGGAAGTCCAGCGCCTGGGATCTGAAAAACGCATTCCGGTCGACGTGCGGGTGATCGCCACCACCAATCGCGATTTGCCGGCGGAAATCGAATCCGGAGAGTTTCGGCGCGACCTGTACTATCGACTCAATGTGCTGCCGGTGCACCTGCCGCCGCTGCGTGACCGTCGCGACGACATCCCGGAGCTGGTCGACCATTTCATTCGGCAGTTCAACGCGGCATCGGGGCGCACCATCCGGCGCGCATCGGAGACGGTGATGAAACTCTTCGATCAATATCCGTGGCCGGGAAATATCCGCGAGCTGGAAAATTTCATGGAACGGGCCGTGCTCGTCGCCGCGCGCGACGTGCTGACGCCGGAGGACTTCCCCGGCGAATTATTGGCCGGCGGGCCGCGTCCCAAAGACGAAGGCATTCGCGTCGGCACCACCATGCGCGACGCCAGAAAGAATCTCGTGCTGGCGACGCTGGACGCCTGCGGCGGCAATCAAACGCAGGCGGCCGATATGCTCGGGATTTCATCGCGGACCATACGCAACCTGCTGTACGAATACGGCATCAAGACCCCCGGCGGCGAAGAGACCGGCGCCGACGCTCTCAACCCGGCCGCCATCGATCACAACAACGCATGA
- a CDS encoding AI-2E family transporter, which yields MTELIKRETLFGVALLALILAVFYLFYRVMVPFFAPIAWGAVLVITFRPLHLWISRRIHRKAVAASMTTAILTLLIVGPVAYLATALVGEAGALYSFIQERLGEDGASWQDIVGHPIIGRVTAWLERTFGISQADLQSSLVKTLSSISRYIVQSTTSFVANIGNAGFKFILMLLTAYYLFKDGDTLVGWISESIPLPDERAAAMLHHIAEVVRATMYGGLAVGLLQGFLGGLLFWILGLHSPVFWGAVMGFLSLIPLLGAFLIYIPAAIGLILGGAVIKGVILLILGTVVVSQIDNILRPILISGRTRLHPLLLFFSIAGGLAVFGILGLVVGPVIAAVFVAMFELYRFALRPGADPGMPAKAPQQEPTPA from the coding sequence ATGACCGAACTGATCAAACGGGAGACTCTCTTCGGGGTGGCGCTGTTGGCTCTGATCCTCGCCGTCTTCTATCTGTTTTACCGCGTGATGGTTCCGTTCTTCGCGCCCATCGCCTGGGGTGCCGTGCTGGTCATCACCTTTCGTCCGCTGCACCTGTGGATCTCCCGACGGATTCATCGCAAAGCCGTGGCGGCGTCAATGACGACGGCCATCCTCACGTTGCTCATCGTCGGCCCGGTGGCGTACCTGGCAACCGCTCTGGTCGGGGAGGCGGGCGCGCTGTATTCGTTCATTCAGGAACGGCTCGGCGAGGATGGCGCCTCATGGCAGGACATCGTCGGCCATCCGATCATTGGACGCGTCACGGCGTGGCTGGAGAGGACATTCGGCATATCACAAGCCGATTTGCAGTCGTCATTGGTCAAGACTCTCAGTTCGATCAGCCGCTATATCGTGCAGAGCACAACATCGTTTGTGGCCAACATCGGCAACGCCGGTTTCAAGTTTATCCTCATGCTGTTGACCGCCTACTATCTCTTCAAGGACGGCGACACGCTGGTCGGATGGATTTCGGAATCGATTCCGCTGCCGGATGAACGCGCTGCGGCCATGCTGCATCACATCGCCGAGGTCGTGCGCGCGACGATGTACGGCGGCCTGGCCGTCGGGCTCCTGCAAGGGTTTCTCGGCGGCCTGCTCTTTTGGATTCTCGGTCTGCACTCGCCGGTGTTCTGGGGCGCGGTCATGGGATTTCTGTCGTTGATTCCGCTGTTGGGGGCGTTCCTCATCTATATCCCCGCCGCAATCGGTTTGATTCTGGGCGGTGCGGTTATCAAGGGAGTCATCCTGTTGATCCTGGGAACCGTCGTGGTCTCGCAGATCGACAATATCCTGCGCCCGATTCTCATTTCCGGACGCACACGCCTGCACCCGTTGCTGCTGTTTTTCTCGATCGCGGGCGGATTGGCGGTGTTCGGCATTCTCGGTCTGGTTGTCGGCCCGGTGATCGCCGCGGTGTTCGTGGCGATGTTCGAGCTGTACCGTTTCGCCCTGCGTCCCGGCGCCGATCCCGGAATGCCCGCCAAAGCGCCGCAACAGGAGCCGACCCCGGCCTGA
- a CDS encoding methylated-DNA--[protein]-cysteine S-methyltransferase, with product MAKTSEHVRYGHITTRDVGEVWYAESDRGLWRIEFDSSKTHFLEHLAADGVSAVLDERGTSATRRALREYFDGLRQSFDLKIDWSRLNGFDRKALQICARIPHGQTLSYGEIARRAGSPGAARAVGQAMGKNPFPIVVPCHRVLRSDGTLGGFGGGVNLKRALLELERAAIPGEGIMPKSSRKVPSRL from the coding sequence ATGGCGAAGACCAGCGAGCACGTCCGTTACGGGCACATCACAACACGGGATGTCGGCGAAGTCTGGTACGCCGAGAGCGACCGCGGATTGTGGCGCATCGAATTTGATTCGAGCAAGACACACTTTCTTGAACATCTCGCCGCCGATGGGGTCAGCGCGGTCCTCGATGAACGCGGTACATCGGCAACGCGCCGGGCGCTGCGCGAGTACTTTGACGGTCTGCGACAATCATTCGATCTGAAGATCGACTGGTCGCGACTCAACGGGTTCGACCGCAAGGCGCTGCAGATCTGCGCGCGTATACCCCATGGACAGACTCTGTCGTATGGCGAGATTGCCCGACGCGCCGGTTCACCGGGCGCGGCCCGCGCGGTCGGTCAGGCGATGGGAAAGAATCCGTTTCCCATCGTTGTCCCCTGCCATCGGGTGCTGCGCTCCGATGGCACGCTGGGCGGATTCGGCGGCGGCGTGAATCTCAAGCGGGCGCTGTTGGAATTGGAGAGGGCGGCGATTCCGGGCGAGGGGATCATGCCGAAGTCTTCAAGGAAAGTTCCATCACGTCTCTAA
- a CDS encoding response regulator produces MMPQGFRKKKILIVDDELLIRDLLYDYFIGCDYDIAVAECGQRALDLMNKSSFDSAILDIRMPDIDGLELADRMRAADADLPIIFMTGFPSVETAVAAIRKHADDYFIKPFNVKHLHKSVENAMARVTSQASAGRAGGDVS; encoded by the coding sequence ATGATGCCACAGGGGTTTCGCAAAAAGAAGATTCTCATCGTCGATGATGAACTGCTCATCCGCGATCTGCTCTATGACTACTTCATCGGGTGTGACTATGACATCGCCGTGGCCGAGTGCGGCCAGCGCGCGCTGGATTTGATGAACAAGTCGAGCTTCGACTCGGCGATTCTCGATATTCGCATGCCCGACATCGACGGCCTGGAACTGGCCGACCGGATGCGCGCTGCCGATGCCGATCTGCCGATCATCTTCATGACCGGCTTTCCTTCCGTGGAGACGGCGGTCGCGGCGATTCGCAAGCATGCCGACGACTACTTCATCAAACCGTTTAACGTCAAACACCTGCACAAGTCGGTCGAAAACGCCATGGCCCGGGTCACCAGTCAGGCATCGGCCGGCCGCGCGGGAGGAGACGTATCATGA